Proteins encoded by one window of Cloeon dipterum chromosome 4, ieCloDipt1.1, whole genome shotgun sequence:
- the LOC135943806 gene encoding oocyte zinc finger protein XlCOF6-like, with protein MENHSRSLRRQQREGKKPIQKPLCRLCECPTSDGHVLASQVDRFKLRKWAMKAMNLTEENENLPEVVGEDALICYFCIWQAEFGDESGDEAVAWWPKNLELEENAKVLRENYSVGEVEQCWVQLEEVELAKNTKEIAKKRKYVSGVCLYCSKRYNDLRQHVRRQHKEAIKCGIRDCTTYFHTEEEKEQHMQNYCYKKHSKPSESTEIRCKFCEDVNIFSSWTTWRKHMKRYHPELSVACRHHGCKEYFKSKPKMVLHVNSIHKQDINQVLFQCKHCEYFTTLEYNLRKHEQSRHKPKIFKCDNCDAKFGSKVLVNSHYKQYHTFYRCKSCGQDEALKYKAPHREPSVCSRCKLRFECLGLYQSHRKGCKQTLLSCKECGKQFPLPCRLNLHVRRVHTKTEIFHCEHCDYSACEKSNMREHLRRKHVPKTVKCDECDKWFASESFLKIHKQRWHKYVRCAECAQEICHETMLKHRTAKTCCHCDCKLKCSGLLQKHKKSCNPTLLNLSCKECGKTFNKCWKLNCHVKQVHNKSAIFLCDHCDFSTFNKSLMERHIQIVHFP; from the exons ATGGAGAATCATTCAAGGAGCTTAAGGAGGCAGcagagagaaggaaaaaaacccattcaaaagccgctttgcagactgtgcgagtgtccgacgtcggacggccacgtcctcgcgtcgcaggtggacaggttcaagctgaggaaatgggccatgaAGGCCATGAACCTTACGGAAGAGAACGAAAACCTGCCGGAGGTGGTCGGagaagacgctttgatctgctatttttgcatctggcaggcaga GTTTGGGGATGAGTCTGGTGACGAGGCTGtggcttggtggccgaaaaaccttgaattggaagaaaacgctAAGGTGCTTCgggagaattattcag ttggaGAAGTAgaacagtgttgggtgcagttggaagagGTTGAACTTGCTAAAAACACCAAGGAAATCGCTAAGAAGAGGAAATACGTCAGTGGAGTGTGTCTTTACTGCAGCAAGAGATACAACGATCTGAGACAGCACGTCAGAAGGCAacacaaagaagccatcaaatgcgGAATTCGGGACTGCACGACATATTTTCACActgaggaggaaaaagagcagcacatgcagAACTATTGTTACAAGAAACATAGCAAACCAAGCGAAAGCACGGAAATtcgttgcaaattttgtgaagatgttaatatattttcctcaTGGACAACGTGGAGAAAGCACATGAAACGTTATCATCCGGAATTGTCGGTGGCATGCAGGCATCACGGCTGCAAGGAGTACTTCAAATCCAAGCCCAAGATGGTTCTCCACGTGAATTCGATCCACAAACAAGACATAAATCAAGTTCTTTTCCAGTGCAAGCATTGCGAGTATTTCACAACGTTGGAATATAATTTGAGAAAACACGAACAGTCGAGGCACAAGCCAAAGATCTTCAAATGCGACAATTGCGACGCAAAATTCGGGTCAAAAGTGTTGGTCAATTCTCACTACAAACAATATCACACATTCTACAGGTGCAAATCTTGCGGCCAGGACGAGGCTCTCAAATACAAAGCACCCCACAGAGAGCCATCGGTTTGCTCCAGATGCAAACTCCGTTTTGAGTGCTTGggtttgtaccaatcgcaTAGGAAGGGCTGCAAACAAACCCTCCTAAGTTGCAAAGAGTGTGGAAAACAGTTCCCATTGCCTTGCAGGTTGAATCTACACGTGAGACGAGTTCACACCAAAACTGAGATTTTTCACTGCGAACATTGCGACTATTCGGCATGTGAAAAGAGCAATATGCGGGAGCACTTGCGACGCAAACATGTTCCAAAGACTGTTAAGTGTGATGAGTGCGACAAATGGTTTGCCTCTGAATCATTTCTCAAGATCCACAAACAGAGGTGGCACAAATACGTTCGTTGTGCAGAATGTGCTCAGGAGATATGCCATGAAACCATGCTTAAACATCGAACTGCCAAGACTTGCTGCCACTGCGATTGCAAGTTGAAGTGCTCGGGACTTCTTCAAAAGCATAAAAAGAGCTGCAATCCaacccttttaaatttaagttgcaAAGAGTGTGGAAAAACGTTCAACAAGTGCTGGAAGTTGAATTGCCACGTGAAACAAGTTCACAATAAAAGTGCGATTTTTCTCTGCGACCATTGTGACTTCTCTACATT
- the LOC135943452 gene encoding zinc finger protein 91-like — translation MESHSRSIRRQKMQPREGKKPIQKPLCRLCECPTSDGHVLASKVDRFKLRKWAMEVMNLTEEDENLPEVVEEDALICYFCIWQAEFGDESGDEAVAWWPKNLELEENARVLRENYSVGEVEQCWVQLEEIDLGKYTKKISTKWTPVSGVCLYCGKSYNHLMNHVNYMHKKAIKCGIKGCTTYFHTQKEKEQHMQQVSHEKRKIPCESIKIRCKCCPNGKLFSTVELWRQHMRRVHPELVACTHHGCKVYFRSKTKMIVHINSCHKQGINQDRYLCKHCEYFTNKDSYLRRHEEAKHMPKIFKCDRCDAKFGSKLLVEWHYKKFHTFDKCKSCGQDVSLSYKAVHRRPSVCRGCKLSFECSGLYQSHRKKCKQTLFSCKECGKSFNKRWKLNHHVKEVHTKSAIFRCDHCDYSAFIKRYMQWHMQCKHLPKTIKCEECKKLCSTKSTLRVHKSRSHSFIRCAECAREMRHQNMSKHQIAKTCRRCESKFKCRGLLANHTKSCVPLNSNYFCCDKCPRSYGKKICLYAHIVKKHIDR, via the exons ATGGAGAGCCATTCAAGGAGCATAAGGAGGCAGAAGATGCAGCCGAGAGAAGGAAAGAAACCcattcaaaagccgctgtgcagactgtgcgagtgtccgacgtcggacggccacgtcctcgcgtcgaaggtggacaggttcaagctgaggaaatgggccatggaggtcatgaacctgacggaagaagacgaaaacctgCCGGAGGTGGTCgaagaagacgctttgatctgctatttttgcatctggcaggcaga GTTTGGGGATGAGTCTGGAGACGAGGCTGTtgcttggtggccgaaaaaccTTGAATTGGAAGAAAACGCCAGGGTGCTGCgggagaattattcag ttggaGAAGTAgaacagtgttgggtgcagttggaggaGATTGATCTCGGCAAATACACGAAGAAAATATCTACAAAATGGACACCCGTCAGCGGAGTGTGTCTTTACTGCGGCAAGAGCTACAACCATCTGATGAACCACGTCAATTATATGCACAAAAAGGCCATCAAATGCGGAATTAAGGGCTGCACAACTTACTTTCACACCCAgaaggaaaaagagcagcacatgcagcagGTTTCACACGAGAAACGGAAAATTCCATgtgaaagcataaaaattcgTTGCAAATGTTGTCCAAATGGAAAGTTGTTTTCCACAGTGGAATTGTGGAGGCAGCACATGAGACGCGTGCATCCAGAACTGGTGGCATGCACGCATCATGGCTGCAAAGTGTACTTCAGATCCAAGACTAAAATGATTGTCCATATTAACTCGTGCCACAAGCAAGGCATAAATCAAGATCGTTACCTATGCAAGCATTGCGAGTATTTCACAAACAAAGATTCTTATTTGAGACGACACGAAGAGGCCAAGCACATGCCAAAGATCTTCAAATGCGACAGATGCGACGCAAAATTCGGCTCAAAATTGTTAGTGGAATGGCActacaaaaaatttcacacgTTCGACAAGTGCAAATCTTGTGGCCAGGACGTTTCTCTCTCATACAAGGCAGTCCACAGAAGACCATCGGTTTGCCGCGGATGCAAACTGAGTTTTGAGtgctcaggtttgtaccaatcaCATAGgaagaaatgcaaacaaaccCTCTTTAGTTGCAAAGAGTGTGGAAAATCATTCAACAAGCGTTGGAAGTTGAATCACCACGTGAAAGAAGTTCACACCAAATCCGCGATTTTTCGCTGCGACCATTGCGACTATTCTGCATTTATTAAGCGGTACATGCAGTGGCACATGCAATGTAAACATCTTCCAAAGACGATTAAGTGTGAAGAGTGCAAGAAACTATGTTCCACGAAATCGACACTCAGGGTTCACAAGTCCAGGTCGCACTCATTCATTCGCTGCGCTGAGTGTGCTCGGGAGATGCGCCATCAAAACATGTCGAAACATCAGATTGCCAAGACTTGCCGCCGCTGCGAGAGCAAGTTCAAGTGCCGCGGACTTCTTGCAAATCATACTAAGAGTTGTGTGCCTTTAAATAGTAATTATTTCTGTTGTGACAAGTGCCCGAGATCATACGGGAAAAAGATATGTTTGTATGCTCATATTGTCAAGAAGCACATTGAtcgataa
- the LOC135943450 gene encoding oocyte zinc finger protein XlCOF6-like, with the protein MESRHSRSLRSQVGKTPIQKPLCRLCECPTSDGHVLASQVDRWKLRKWAMEVMNLTEEDENLPDVVGEDALICYFCIWQAEFGDESGDEAVAWWPKNLDLEENAKVLRENYSVGEVEQCWVQLEEVDLAKCTKESPKKRKFDIDLAKYEKKIPKKWKYGSGVCFYCGKMYNSLRHHVKLMHKEAIKCGIRGCRTYFHTEEEKEQHMIEDLHEKLNKTCEKKNICCKFCENFTTFSSNQMLRYHMKRYHPELPVTCTHYGCKESFKSRSEWILHINLSHKEGINHDLYLCEHCEFFTTHEFLLRKHEQAKHKPKIFKCDSCDAKFGSKVLVNKHFKRCHTFENCKSCGQVVTLGYKPFHTKPSVCSRCKVSFDCSGLNQLHKKSCKSVLLKCTECGKPFTLNKQLNRHVKIVHTKSTIFRCGHCDQILYEKHQIIKHMQRKHFPKTIKCDECDKLYSSESFLKYHKQRWHEYVRCAECGQEVRRQNMPIHRTVKNCRRCNCNFKCQGFLEKHKKSCEETALLSCKVCGKAFNVRWKLNCHVKQVHNKSAIFRCDHCEFSAFKKNLIERHIQYKHFP; encoded by the exons ATGGAGAGTCGACATTCCAGGAGCCTAAGGAGTCAAGTAGGAAAAACACCAattcaaaagccgctgtgccgactgtgcgagtgtccgacgtcggacggccacgtcctcgcgtcgcaggtggacaggtggaagctgaggaaatgggccatggaggtcatgaacctgacggaagaagacgaaaacttgccgGACGTGGTCGGagaagacgctttgatctgctatttttgcatctggcaggcaga GTTTGGGGATGAGTCTGGAGACGAGGCTGTCgcttggtggccgaaaaatcttgatttggaagaaaacgctAAGGTGTTGCGcgagaattattcag ttGGTGAAGTAgaacagtgttgggtgcagttggaagagGTTGATCTGGCAAAATGCACAAAGGAATCCCCTAAGAAGAGAAAATTCGACATTGATCTGGCCAAATACGAAAAGAAAATCCCTAAGAAGTGGAAATACGGCAGTGGAGTGTGTTTTTACTGCGGCAAGATGTACAACAGTCTGAGGCATCACGTCAAGCTgatgcacaaagaagccatcaaatgcgGAATTCGGGGTTGCAGGACTTACTTTCACacagaggaggaaaaagagcagcacatgATAGAGGATTTACATGAGAAACTAAACAAAACgtgtgaaaagaaaaacatatgctgcaaattttgtgaaaatttcacaacATTTTCCTCAAACCAAATGTTGAGATATCACATGAAACGTTATCATCCAGAACTTCCGGTGACGTGCACACATTACGGCTGCAAAGAGTCCTTCAAATCCAGGTCCGAGTGGATTCTCCACATTAACCTGTCGCACAAAGAAGGGATAAATCATGACCTTTACTTATGCGAGCATTGCGAGTTTTTCACTACGCATGAGTTTCTGTTGAGAAAGCACGAACAGGCAAAGCACAAGCCAAAGATCTTCAAATGCGACAGTTGCGACGCCAAATTCGGCTCAAAAGTGTTGGTGAATAAGCACTTCAAACGATGTCACACGTTCGAAAATTGCAAGTCTTGTGGTCAGGTCGTGACTCTCGGATACAAGCCATTTCACACAAAGCCATCGGTTTGCTCCAGATGCAAAGTTAGTTTTGATTGCTCGGGTTTGAATCAATTACATAAGAAAAGCTGCAAATCAGTTCTTCTTAAATGCACAGAATGTGGGAAACCGTTCACCTTGAATAAGCAGTTGAATCGCCACGTGAAAATCGTTCACACCAAAAGTACGATTTTTCGCTGCGGCCATTGCGAccaaattttatatgaaaaacaCCAAATAATAAAGCACATGCAAcgcaaacattttccaaagacGATCAAGTGTGATGAGTGCGACAAATTGTATTCCTCCGAATCATTTCTCAAGTACCACAAACAGAGGTGGCACGAATACGTTCGTTGTGCAGAATGTGGTCAGGAGGTACGCCGTCAAAACATGCCGATTCACCGGACCGTAAAGAATTGTCGCCGCTGCAATTGCAATTTCAAGTGCCAGGGATTTCTCGAAAAGCATAAGAAGAGTTGCGAAGAAACTGCCCTCCTTAGTTGCAAAGTGTGTGGAAAAGCATTCAACGTGCGTTGGAAGTTGAATTGCCACGTGAAACAAGTTCACAACAAAAGTGCGATTTTTCGCTGCGACCATTGCGAATTTTCTGCATTTAAGAAGAACCTAATAGAAAGGCACATTCAATACAAACATTTTCCGTAA
- the LOC135943451 gene encoding zinc finger protein 808-like isoform X3 — MKLRGKEGKTPIQKPLCRLCECPTSDGHVLASQVDRIKLRKWAMEVMNLTEGDENLPEVVGEDDLICYFCIWQAEFGDESGDEAVAWWPKNLDLEENAKVLRENYSIGEVEQCWVQLDEIDLAEYEKEIPKKKKRVSGVCFYCGNSFNHLLHHVRNVHKEAIKCGIRGCATYFHTQEEKERHMQGDLHKPRERMKIRCKYCEIIKLYSSVESWRKHMNRDHPELPVACAHYGCNEYFKSKSEMILHFNSHKRALNQDLFECKHCEYFATSDSNLRRHEEAKHMPKIFKCDRCDAKFGSKFLVESHYKNYHTYEKCKSCVQDVAFGIKARHRRQYVCPKCKLRFKCLGLYQLHWKSCKKMNLVSCKESRKQFALTSRLNQHVKKVHTKTATFRCDHCDYFAFSRPYMRKHIQCKHLPKTIKCEECKKLYSTESTLNDHKSRCHSFIRCDECAQEISRHKMRIHRTIKTCGRCECKFQCRGLLANHIKELCAYK; from the exons ATGAAGCTGCGAggcaaagaaggaaaaacacccattcaaaagccgctgtgccgtctgtgcgagtgtccgacgtcggacggccacgtcctcgcgtcgcaggtTGACAGAATCAAGttgaggaaatgggccatggaggtcatgaacctgacggaagGAGACGAAAACCTGCCGGAGGTGGTCGGAGAAGACGatttgatctgctatttttgcatctggcaggccga GTTTGGGGATGAGTCCGGAGACGAGGCTGTCgcttggtggccgaaaaaccttgatttggaGGAAAACGCTAAGGTGTTGCGCGAGAATTATTCAA ttggaGAAGTAgaacagtgttgggtgcagttggatgAGATTGATCTGGCCGAGTACGAGAAGGAAATCCCTAAAAAGAAGAAACGTGTCAGTGGAGTGTGTTTTTATTGCGGCAACAGTTTCAACCATCTGTTGCATCACGTCAGAAATgtgcacaaagaagccatcaaatgcgGAATTCGGGGCTGCGCGACGTACTTTCACACccaggaggaaaaagagcggCACATGCAAGGGGATCTTCACAAACCACGGGAAAGGATGAAAATTCGttgcaaatattgtgaaataatcAAGTTGTATTCCTCAGTGGAATCATGGAGAAAGCACATGAATCGCGACCATCCAGAACTCCCGGTGGCGTGCGCGCATTACGGCTGCAACGAGTATTTCAAATCCAAGTCTGAAATGATTCTACACTTCAACTCGCACAAGCGAGCCTTAAATCAAGATCTTTTTGAGTGCAAGCACTGCGAGTATTTCGCAACGAGTGATTCTAATTTGAGACGACACGAAGAGGCCAAGCACATGCCAAAGATCTTCAAATGCGACAGATGCGACGCCAAATTCGGCTCGAAATTTTTAGTGGAATCGCActacaaaaattatcacaCGTACGAAAAGTGCAAATCTTGTGTCCAGGACGTGGCTTTCGGGATCAAAGCACGCCACAGAAGACAATATGTTTGCCCCAAATGCAAACTGAGATTCAAGTGCTTGGGTTTGTATCAGTTGCATTGGAAgagctgcaaaaaaatgaaccTTGTTAGTTGCAAAGAGAGTAGAAAACAGTTCGCCTTGACTTCCAGGTTGAATCAACACGTGAAAAAAGTTCACACTAAAACTGCGACTTTTCGCTGCGACCATTGCGACTATTTTGCATTTAGTAGGCCGTACATGCGAAAACACATACAATGCAAACATCTTCCAAAGACAATTAAGTGTGAAGAGTGCAAGAAACTGTATTCCACGGAATCTACACTAAATGATCACAAGTCCAGGTGCCACTCATTCATTCGCTGCGATGAGTGCGCGCAGGAAATTAGCCGCCATAAAATGCGGATACACCGGACCATTAAGACTTGCGGCCGCTGCGAGTGCAAGTTCCAGTGCCGTGGACTTCTTGCAAATCATATTAAAGAGTTGTGTGCATATAAATAG
- the LOC135943451 gene encoding zinc finger protein 11-like isoform X1 — protein MKLRGKEGKTPIQKPLCRLCECPTSDGHVLASQVDRIKLRKWAMEVMNLTEGDENLPEVVGEDDLICYFCIWQAEFGDESGDEAVAWWPKNLDLEENAKVLRENYSIGEVEQCWVQLEEIDLAKYTKKSKEVDLGKKTDEIPKKKGGSRVCFYCSKRYINLRQHIKFHHKEAIKCGIKGCTTYFHTQKEKEQHMQQVSHEKRSKPREKREIRCAFCENFTSFSSEQRWRRHMKRDHPELPVMCARKGCKEFFKCKSEMILHINSFHKKAVNQDLYQCKNCEYYTRLKGDLKIHEEAKHNPKIFKCDGCGAKYGSKILVNNHYIRVHTFDKCKSCDQDVAVGCTRNHRKPSICLKCKLSFECLGLNQLHWKKCKQTPLTCKECGKTFTANLRLNWHVNKVHTKSVIFRCDHCDQIIYDRNQMMAHMQRNHFPKTFKCDECDKSYPSKSFLKVHKQNLHENVRCGECAQEMCRDIMRRHRTSKICRKCKCKLKCSGLLRKHKKSCEEFAPFICKECGKVFNVRMVLNRHVKQVHNKGVISRCDQCEFSTFNKSLMERHIQIVHLP, from the exons ATGAAGCTGCGAggcaaagaaggaaaaacacccattcaaaagccgctgtgccgtctgtgcgagtgtccgacgtcggacggccacgtcctcgcgtcgcaggtTGACAGAATCAAGttgaggaaatgggccatggaggtcatgaacctgacggaagGAGACGAAAACCTGCCGGAGGTGGTCGGAGAAGACGatttgatctgctatttttgcatctggcaggccga GTTTGGGGATGAGTCCGGAGACGAGGCTGTCgcttggtggccgaaaaaccttgatttggaGGAAAACGCTAAGGTGTTGCGCGAGAATTATTCAA ttggAGAAGTAgaacagtgttgggtgcagttggaggaGATTGATCTGGCCAAATACACAAAGAAATCGAAAGAGGTTGATCTGGGCAAAAAAACAGATGAAATTCCTAAGAAGAAAGGTGGCAGTAGAGTGTGTTTTTACTGCAGCAAGAGATACATTAATCTGAGACAGCACATCAAATTTCAtcacaaagaagccatcaaatgcgGAATTAAGGGCTGCACAACTTACTTTCACACCCAGAAGGAGaaagagcagcacatgcagcagGTTTCACACGAGAAACGTTCCAAACCACGCGAAAAGAGGGAAATTCGTTGCGCcttctgtgaaaatttcacaTCGTTTTCCTCTGAACAAAGGTGGAGGCGGCACATGAAACGCGATCATCCAGAACTTCCTGTGATGTGCGCGCGTAAAGGCTGCAAAGAGTTCTTCAAATGCAAGTCTGAAATGATTCTCCACATCAACTCGTTCCACAAAAAAGCCGTAAATCAAGATCTTTACCAATGCAAGAATTGCGAGTATTACACCAGACTTAAGGGTGATTTGAAAATACACGAAGAGGCGAAGCACAATCCAAAGATCTTCAAATGCGACGGTTGCGGCGCCAAATACGGCTCGAAAATCCTGGTGAATAATCACTATATCAGAGTTCACACGTTCGACAAGTGCAAATCTTGTGACCAGGACGTGGCTGTTGGATGTACGAGAAATCACAGAAAGCCATCGATTTGCTTAAAATGCAAACTCAGTTTCGAGTGTTTGGGTTTGAATCAATTACATTGgaagaaatgcaaacaaaccCCTTTAACTTGCAAAGAGTGTGGAAAAACGTTCACCGCGAATTTGAGGTTGAATTGGCACGTGAATAAAGTTCACACCAAAAGTGTGATTTTTCGGTGCGACCACTGCgaccaaattatttatgacaGAAACCAAATGATGGCGCACATGCAACGCAATCATTTTCCAAAGACGTTTAAGTGTGATGAGTGCGACAAATCGTATCCCTCCAAATCATTTCTCAAGGTTCACAAACAGAATTTGCACGAAAACGTTCGCTGCGGAGAATGTGCTCAGGAGATGTGCCGCGATATCATGAGGAGACACCGGACCAGTAAGATTTGCCGCAAATGCAAGTGCAAGTTGAAGTGCTCAGGACTTCTTCGAAAGCATAAGAAAAGCTGCGAAGAATTTGCCCCTTTTATTTGCAAAGAGTGTGGAAAAGTATTCAACGTGCGAATGGTATTGAATCGGCACGTGAAACAAGTTCACAACAAAGGGGTGATTTCTCGCTGCGACCAATGTGAATTTTCGACATTTAACAAGAGCCTAATGGAAAGGCACATTCAAATCGTACACTTACCGTAA
- the LOC135943451 gene encoding zinc finger protein 11-like isoform X2: MKLRGKEEKTPIQKPLCRLCECPTSDGYVLASQVDRFKLRKWAMEVMNLTEEDENLPDVVEEDALICYFCIWQAEFGDESGDEAVAWWPKNLDLEENAKVLRENYSVGEVEQCWVQLEEIDLAKYTKKSKEVDLGKKTDEIPKKKGGSRVCFYCSKRYINLRQHIKFHHKEAIKCGIKGCTTYFHTQKEKEQHMQQVSHEKRSKPREKREIRCAFCENFTSFSSEQRWRRHMKRDHPELPVMCARKGCKEFFKCKSEMILHINSFHKKAVNQDLYQCKNCEYYTRLKGDLKIHEEAKHNPKIFKCDGCGAKYGSKILVNNHYIRVHTFDKCKSCDQDVAVGCTRNHRKPSICLKCKLSFECLGLNQLHWKKCKQTPLTCKECGKTFTANLRLNWHVNKVHTKSVIFRCDHCDQIIYDRNQMMAHMQRNHFPKTFKCDECDKSYPSKSFLKVHKQNLHENVRCGECAQEMCRDIMRRHRTSKICRKCKCKLKCSGLLRKHKKSCEEFAPFICKECGKVFNVRMVLNRHVKQVHNKGVISRCDQCEFSTFNKSLMERHIQIVHLP, from the exons ATGAAGCTGCGAggcaaagaagaaaaaacacccattcaaaagccgctgtgccgactgtgcgagtgtccgacgtcggacggctacgtcctcgcgtcgcaggtggacaggttcaagcttaggaaatgggccatggaggtcatgaaccttacggaagaagacgaaaacttgccaGACGTGGTCgaagaagacgctttgatctgctatttttgcatctggcaggcaga ATTTGGGGACGAGTCTGGAGACGAGGCTGTGGCTTGGTGgccaaaaaatcttgatttggaagaaaacgctAAGGTGCTGCgggagaattattcag ttggAGAAGTAgaacagtgttgggtgcagttggaggaGATTGATCTGGCCAAATACACAAAGAAATCGAAAGAGGTTGATCTGGGCAAAAAAACAGATGAAATTCCTAAGAAGAAAGGTGGCAGTAGAGTGTGTTTTTACTGCAGCAAGAGATACATTAATCTGAGACAGCACATCAAATTTCAtcacaaagaagccatcaaatgcgGAATTAAGGGCTGCACAACTTACTTTCACACCCAGAAGGAGaaagagcagcacatgcagcagGTTTCACACGAGAAACGTTCCAAACCACGCGAAAAGAGGGAAATTCGTTGCGCcttctgtgaaaatttcacaTCGTTTTCCTCTGAACAAAGGTGGAGGCGGCACATGAAACGCGATCATCCAGAACTTCCTGTGATGTGCGCGCGTAAAGGCTGCAAAGAGTTCTTCAAATGCAAGTCTGAAATGATTCTCCACATCAACTCGTTCCACAAAAAAGCCGTAAATCAAGATCTTTACCAATGCAAGAATTGCGAGTATTACACCAGACTTAAGGGTGATTTGAAAATACACGAAGAGGCGAAGCACAATCCAAAGATCTTCAAATGCGACGGTTGCGGCGCCAAATACGGCTCGAAAATCCTGGTGAATAATCACTATATCAGAGTTCACACGTTCGACAAGTGCAAATCTTGTGACCAGGACGTGGCTGTTGGATGTACGAGAAATCACAGAAAGCCATCGATTTGCTTAAAATGCAAACTCAGTTTCGAGTGTTTGGGTTTGAATCAATTACATTGgaagaaatgcaaacaaaccCCTTTAACTTGCAAAGAGTGTGGAAAAACGTTCACCGCGAATTTGAGGTTGAATTGGCACGTGAATAAAGTTCACACCAAAAGTGTGATTTTTCGGTGCGACCACTGCgaccaaattatttatgacaGAAACCAAATGATGGCGCACATGCAACGCAATCATTTTCCAAAGACGTTTAAGTGTGATGAGTGCGACAAATCGTATCCCTCCAAATCATTTCTCAAGGTTCACAAACAGAATTTGCACGAAAACGTTCGCTGCGGAGAATGTGCTCAGGAGATGTGCCGCGATATCATGAGGAGACACCGGACCAGTAAGATTTGCCGCAAATGCAAGTGCAAGTTGAAGTGCTCAGGACTTCTTCGAAAGCATAAGAAAAGCTGCGAAGAATTTGCCCCTTTTATTTGCAAAGAGTGTGGAAAAGTATTCAACGTGCGAATGGTATTGAATCGGCACGTGAAACAAGTTCACAACAAAGGGGTGATTTCTCGCTGCGACCAATGTGAATTTTCGACATTTAACAAGAGCCTAATGGAAAGGCACATTCAAATCGTACACTTACCGTAA